In the Bacillus sp. SM2101 genome, AGAACAATAAGTGGATTATTTGGGCTATTGCAGATGTATTTACAAATAAAATATTAGGTACCATTACTATCTGGAACATTTCAATGAATCAATCAAAAGCAGAAGTAGGATATGTATTATTTCCTGAAAACGTAGGAAAAGGAATTATGACGGAGGCACTAAATAAAGTTATTGAATATGGCTTTAATGATATGAAACTTAAATCCATAGAGGCGTTTACGAGTTCATTAAACGGCAGATCAATAGCATTATTAGAAAAAAATAAATTTTATAAGGTTTCGTCATTTAGTGAAGAAACATCAAACGGAGAATCGGTAGAAATGGATATATATATCATAAAGTCTACTGATGAATGATAAAAGTATAAGAAACTAAAGAAGTGGCAATCCATAAATATATAAGCATGAAGGGGTTGTTACAAGTACAAATTTTCAGCTAGATTAGAAAAAAATTCACTATAGACTTGTATGGGGGTCTTTATGCCTACAATTTATTAATTTTCTTTTGATATTTATATACTATATTTTTACATATATAAACTAGGAGAGTGCATGTAGTAAAAATACATAAAGTAGCAATCCAAAATGTGATGTTCACCTGTGTATTAGACATATAAAAAAATTACTATGTGTGTTCCTTCACATCAAGGAGGAAGAACTATGGAACAGCGAAATATGGAATTTAAGATAGACTGTGGGGATATTTATTTACGAGAATTGAGAATTGAAGATTTAGATGAATATTTCGAAATAACTACACACCCTGGTGTTGCTGAGTTTTTACCAGATTGGATCTCAACGAAAGAACAAAGATTAGATTGGTTAGCAAACTGGGAAATCCCTGGTGGGAGAGAGTTCTTACAGTCCGTCCCTCATATTGGGACAAAAAGTTTAAAATTAGGGATAATTTTAAAAGAAACTGAAGAATTTATTGGCTGTATAACGACTTCTATAAAGGAAGAATTGCCGGCTCCAAATAGGGAGATTGGTTTTGTTCTATCAATGCACCATAGAAATAAAGGCTGTACAACTAAAGCTGTGAAGGCATTTACTAAATTTTTATTTGACAATACGAACCTGAAATCCCTCAATGCTATTGCTTTAACAAATAATGTAAGCTCAAATAGAGTAATAGTAAAAAGTAATTTTACTTTTATTGATACTGTAGTAATTGAGAACAAAAAATACTATCACTATATTCTTTATAACAAATAAATAATAATAACATAACAACTTAATTTTGGCAGGTAAGATAACAACTTAAAACATAAGTTGTTATCTAGCCAGCTGAGTCACAAGATACTAAAAAATGTATACTTTCCGACTGATGGGATTGTTTATCAGTTGCAGTTGAGCTCTATATATGATTTAGGGTTTAATCGCCCTTGGGCATTAGGTAAGGTGCGTTGACAATAATTTGTAACGAAAAAAACACACGTAACAACGTGTGTTTAAATAAGAGAGGGGAAAACAATATGAAAAATTGCTATAACCCTATTAAATAATAAAGTTGTGTAATTTCTGTGTGTATAATATGTGATTTTGTGGGAGTTTAATTAGCTACTGGTACATAAAAGCTATCAATGATTATTTCATTCAGCTGTTCCCAATGCCTTAATTCATGTAAGCCGATAAACTCCACAGATTGAGCCAAATTTAAATATTTAAATACCGGATTTGGAATTCCTTTCGTATAGTTGTCTTCGTTATCATTCATCTCATTGAGTACTTTTAACAATCCTTCTCTCGATTCTGATAAACATTGTAATAATTTATCTTTGGTCATAAAGTCATCTGTAGGGCCAAGTTCATCAGGAACTTTTACTTTTTGAGATCTGTCTAGCATTAATAATAGAGGTCTTTTTTTTGCTTCTTTACTTTCAGGATTTTCTAAGCCAGCTTTTATTAAAGATGTAAACCCTAGTTCACTCGTGTATAAATGATTAAGTAGTTGAGCAACGCTCCAACGGTCTTCAGATACTTTTTTATTCAATTGTTCATCAGAAAGACCATCGATTGTTGCTAGAACCTTATTTCTGATCATTTCAATACTCTTTAATTCAAATTCTAACATTTACCTCACTCCTTAAAAAAATTTACCAACATTAACCTATTCTATGTGTAATGAGATTATTCCTCTTTGGATGTGGATAGATTTTAAATGATAAAGTGACAAATTTAGCAGCTAACAACTACAGAATTGGCTTTCGCTTAAGATGAGGCTACTATAAAACGAAAATGGTATCAATCGAAGAAGTAAGTGAAGTAGAATCAGACGTAAATTTAGATGTCGAAATTAATGTAATTGTATAAGGAATTAATAGCTTATAAGATTACCCCTACTCTTTTGAGTAGGGGTTTTACTTTACATTTATGTCAGAAAATGTATTATTATGATAGAATTAAAATGATGTTGTGATTTGCAGTAATTCTAGTAGCAATTTGTATTTTTTAATGGAAGTCCATTTTTATCTATTAAACTAAACTAATACAAAATGTGATATCAAATAAATCAGGAGGGGATGAATCTTTTGAAGTTTATTAAAAAAAGCTCAGGTTTGATTATTATTTTTGTATGTATTAATCTAGTATTAAATTCTGGCTGTGCAAATAAAGAATTACTGAATGATCAACGAGAAAGTAGTCAAGAGGTCATTAATGAGGCGCAGATTAAACCAGGTTTCTATGAAGCAGCCAACGAATTTAAACGGATTGAACTAGAAAGTGATGATTATGGTGATCTGAATTTTTTAAAGGATGTACTTAAAGATAAAAGAATAGTCATGCTAGGAGAAAGCTCACACACGGTAGCTGAATACAATTTAATTAAAAGTAGGCTTATTAAGTACTTACATGAAGAATTAGATTATAATGTTATCGCATTTGAAAGCGGTTTAGCCGATGTAAATATTACAAATGAGATGCTTGTAGATAAGAGTGCAACTGAGGCGTTGAAAAATGCATTGTGGGGTATATGGTATACTGATAATAATATAAAGTTATTACAATACATAAAAGAACAGAAAACTTCAAATACCCCTATTGAAATTGCAGGGGTTGACATACAACCACAACAATTCACAAGTCAAGTACTATACAATTTTTTTGAAGATAAAAATAGAGATTTTGCAGAAGAACTTAGAGATGTAGAAGTTGAATTTTTTAAATTAATTAGATCAGATTTTAATAATGTTGAAAATCATGAGTGGGTTAAAAATACAGAAGAATTGATTGAGAAGTATAATGTATTATCTAGCCTTGTGAATCAAGGAGAGAATCAAACATTTCTAAAAGATGACATGAAAAGTTTAATTCTAATGATACTTAAGCAAAGAATGAACACCCTTATTGATGTCTATAATGATGAATATTTTAGTAGTAATGAGAGAGATAATGAACCGAGAGATAAACTAATGTCAGAAAATTTAGTGTATCTTCTTGAAGAAGTGTACCCGAATGAAAAGTTTGTTGTATGGGCTCATAATGGTCATATTATGAAAAATAGATCCAAGATTAAAGTAGAAAGTAGTGATGGTATTCCACCTTTTGTTACCTTTGTTGAACATTTACCTAAAAAGATTATAGAGGAATCATATGTTGTAGGACTTTATATGTATAGTGGGAAAAATACATATCTTAATGGCGAGGTTGTTGATGTAATTACCGATCATAAAAAAAATTCAATTGAGCAACATCTTTATCAGTCTGGACATCCAGTTACTTTTTTAAATATTGATATTAAAAATGATATGTCAAATAAGTATTGGTGGAATACTGAAGCAACGAGTAAGCTTTGGGGGTTATATGAAGAAACCTTTATCCCTAGTGAACAATATGATGGACTCATTTTAATTAAAAACGTTAATCCTGCTAAATTTCATCAAGATTAAATTTGTAGGAGTCTATTCGTTATAGCAGAGCTAAGAACTCTCATATAAACACAATAAAATGTTCATTTTATTTGGGTACAAACTACAAATGGAATATAAAGGAAGATGGTAGAAGTATGAAAAGTAATAAAAATCAAATTAATCAACAAGATACGCAGCTTTTAACAGCAAAAGAAAATCAATCACTTGT is a window encoding:
- a CDS encoding DinB family protein; this encodes MLEFELKSIEMIRNKVLATIDGLSDEQLNKKVSEDRWSVAQLLNHLYTSELGFTSLIKAGLENPESKEAKKRPLLLMLDRSQKVKVPDELGPTDDFMTKDKLLQCLSESREGLLKVLNEMNDNEDNYTKGIPNPVFKYLNLAQSVEFIGLHELRHWEQLNEIIIDSFYVPVAN
- a CDS encoding GNAT family N-acetyltransferase; protein product: MEQRNMEFKIDCGDIYLRELRIEDLDEYFEITTHPGVAEFLPDWISTKEQRLDWLANWEIPGGREFLQSVPHIGTKSLKLGIILKETEEFIGCITTSIKEELPAPNREIGFVLSMHHRNKGCTTKAVKAFTKFLFDNTNLKSLNAIALTNNVSSNRVIVKSNFTFIDTVVIENKKYYHYILYNK
- a CDS encoding GNAT family N-acetyltransferase, with translation MIIFNPFPTLRTNRLLLRKLELSDSDLIFQFQSKKENFKYVDMPVYKSHKEAPNYIHRMNKGVENNKWIIWAIADVFTNKILGTITIWNISMNQSKAEVGYVLFPENVGKGIMTEALNKVIEYGFNDMKLKSIEAFTSSLNGRSIALLEKNKFYKVSSFSEETSNGESVEMDIYIIKSTDE
- a CDS encoding erythromycin esterase family protein — protein: MKFIKKSSGLIIIFVCINLVLNSGCANKELLNDQRESSQEVINEAQIKPGFYEAANEFKRIELESDDYGDLNFLKDVLKDKRIVMLGESSHTVAEYNLIKSRLIKYLHEELDYNVIAFESGLADVNITNEMLVDKSATEALKNALWGIWYTDNNIKLLQYIKEQKTSNTPIEIAGVDIQPQQFTSQVLYNFFEDKNRDFAEELRDVEVEFFKLIRSDFNNVENHEWVKNTEELIEKYNVLSSLVNQGENQTFLKDDMKSLILMILKQRMNTLIDVYNDEYFSSNERDNEPRDKLMSENLVYLLEEVYPNEKFVVWAHNGHIMKNRSKIKVESSDGIPPFVTFVEHLPKKIIEESYVVGLYMYSGKNTYLNGEVVDVITDHKKNSIEQHLYQSGHPVTFLNIDIKNDMSNKYWWNTEATSKLWGLYEETFIPSEQYDGLILIKNVNPAKFHQD